CGTGCGCTGCCCGCGGGGACCATCATCACCGCCGACGCAATGGGTTTCCAACAGTGGCCCGAGGAGCTGGTGCAGGACGCCTACTTCATCGACGGCGAATCCGACATCAACGAACTGATCGGCACCGTCGTGCGCCATCCGATCACCGCAGGTGAGCCGGTGACGCAGGGTTCGCTGGTGAGCCCGGGCGACCGCGGCTTCCTGGCAGCGGCGCTTGCGCCCGGCATGCGTGCAGTCACCGTTCCGGTGTCGGCACGGACCGGGGTGGCCGGCTTCATCTTCCCGGGCGACCGTGTCGACCTGGTGCTGACCCAGACCGTCAAGGGCGAGGGCCGCGATCTCAAGGCGGCGGAAACCGTGCTGCGCAACCTGCGCGTGCTCGCGACCGACCAGTCGACCGAACAGATCACCGATGAAGAGGGCAAGACCGTGGTCCGCGCCTTCCGCACCGTGACGATCGAAGTGACGCCGAAGATTGCCGAGAAGGTCGCGGTCGCCCAGACCGTCGGCACGCTCAGCATGGTACTGCGATCGATCGCCGACAATCAGGCCGACCTCGAGCGCGCGATCGCTTCGGGCGAGGTCAAGATCCCCGACAACGCGACGCCGGAAGAGGAAGAACGCTACCTGCGCGATGCGGTCAATCGACCGATCGACAAGGGCACGACCTTTGCCACCGGCGGAGATGTCTCGCGCTTCCAGCGCAAGAGCATCCCCGAGGATCCCGAAACGCTGCGTCGTCAGGCGCGCGATCAGGCCCGCGCCGATCAGCTTCGCCGCGAAGCCCAGCGCTTCAACGGCGGCGGGTCGAGCAATACCTCGGCCACCCCGGTGAGCACCGGTCCGAGCGTCCGCGTGACCCGCGGCAAGACCACCACTGCGGTGCCGGTCAACTCGGCCAGTGGCGCCCAGGGGCTGCCGCAGGGCACGCCCACCGGCCCGCTGATCCGCTGAGGGGACGAAACATGTCGAGCAAATTCTTGCGCTTGAATCCCGCGAAAGCGGAAATTGGAAAACCCACGGGGGGCCAGACAATGAAACGCCTAACTGCCAAAATGCTGCTGGCGAGCCTTGCCGCCGCGCCGCTTGCCGCGGTCCCGGCGACCACGGCCACCGCGCAGCAAGTGACCAACCCGTCGCAGGATATCCTCCTGTCGATCGGTCGCGGACAGCTTGTCACGGTCCCGGGTGCGATGACCGACGTGTTCGTCGCCAACGAGAACGTGGCCGACGTCCAGGTCAAGTCGCAGCGCCAGCTGTACGTCTTCGGACGGTCCGGCGGCGAGACCACGATCTATGCCAGCAACGCAGCCGGCACGGTGATCTGGTCCGCCAACGTTCGCGTGGGCTCGAACATCGACAGCATCGACCAGATGCTGAACCTCGCCATGCCCGAAGCCAAGATCGGCGTCGCGACCATGGGGGCCAACACCGTATTGCTGACCGGCACGGTCGGCGCGCCCGAAGATGCCGCCGAAGCCGAACGGCTGGTGCAGGCGTTCCTTGGCGAGGAAGCCAATGTCATCTCGCGGCTCAAGACCGCGACTCCGCTGCAGGTCAACCTGAAGGTGACCTTTGCCGAGGTGAGCCGTTCGCTCGTTCGCGAGATCAACGGCAACCTGACGACCTTCGATGCCGCAACCGGTGGGTTCCGCGGCGGGGTCGGCACGGGCCGCCTGCTCGGCCAGGCCGGCGAGATCAGCAATCCCCGAGGCCCGGTTTCGGTCGGACAGGGGGCTCAGAACCCCGCTCTGATTGTCCCGCTGCGGGATGCGAACGGAGCCATTGTGCTTGACGCGAACGGTGTCCCCCTGACCCAAACGATTGCCGGCACCGGCATCGATAGCCAGGGCGGGACCACGATCGCAGGTCTTGGTCGCCTGTTCGGCCTTGATCTGTCGGGCGCGCTGGACTTGTCCGAGCAGCTTGGTCTCATCACCACCCTTTCGGAGCCGAACTTGACCGCGCTTTCGGGTGAAACCGCCACCTTCCTGGCCGGCGGCGAGTTCCCGATCCCGATCAGCGAAGGCCTCGGCAATGTGTCGATCGAATACCGCAATTTCGGCGTCAGCCTGGCTTACACCCCGACGGTGCTCGCCAACGGCCGGATTTCGATGCGGGTCCGCCCGGAAGTGTCGGAACTGTCGAGCCAGGGAGCGGTGACGCTCAACGGCTTCCAGGTTCCCGCGTTGACCATCCGCCGTACCGAAACCACCGTCGAACTGGGCTCGGGCCAGAGCTTCATGATCGCGGGCCTGATGAGCAACAGCTCGCAGAACGCGGTCGACAAGGCCCCCGGCCTCGGCGACGTGCCGATCCTCGGCAACCTGTTCCGTTCGCGCTCGTTCCGCAAGGGCGAGACCGAGCTGGTGATCATCGTCACCCCGTACCTCGTGAAGCCGGTTGATGCGAAAGACATCAAGCTGCCGACCGACGGGTTCCGTTCGGCCAACGAGTTCGAACAGCTGATCACCTACCAGAACAACGCCGGCAAGTCGGGCGAACAGCGCCCCGGACCGACGGCGGCCGACAACGAGGCACCGGATCCTGCTGTCAGCAGCGCCGATCCGGCTGCCATCGTCCCGAACAACGCTCCGAGCGAGCGCAGCGCGGACAAGAAGAACCGCAAGCAGGACCGCCAGGCGGCGGCTCCCGGCTTCAGCTTCTAAGAGAGAAAGGTGAGTAACATGCCCTTTGCCAAACACAGCAAGCTGACAGGTGCTCTCGCCCTCTCGCTCGGCCTCGCGGTCGCGGGTTGTGCCGGAATGCCTACCAACACCAGCCTCTACAGCGACAAGCAGCCGGTGGTGGAACGCACCAATTTCACGTTCGACGTCCAGACCAATGGCGGCGGCCTTGCGATCTCCGAACAACAGCGGCTCAACGGCTGGTTCGAGACCATGGACCTTCGCTACGGCGACCGGATCACGGTCGAGGACCCGTCGGCCAACCCTGCGGTTGCCGACGCGGTCAGCGAACTCGCCAGCCGCTATGGACTGATTGTGGGCGAAACCGCGCCGACTACGGCCGGCTATCTCAATCCCGGCCAGGCGCGTGTGGTGATCACCCGCACGACCGCTTCGGTCCCAGGTTGCCCCGACTGGTCGGCCAAGGCGGATGCCAATTACCTGAACGGCACCAGCCCAGGTTACGGCTGCTCGGTCAACAGCAACATGGCGGCGATGGTCGCCGATCCGCAAGATCTGCTCGAGGGCAAGAAGGGCGACGGTGAAACCACCATCGCAACTTCGAACAAGGCCATCTCGACCTATCGCGAGACCGCTCCCAGCGGGGCTCAAGGTCTGCAA
The Erythrobacter sp. JK5 DNA segment above includes these coding regions:
- a CDS encoding type II and III secretion system protein family protein, with the translated sequence MKRLTAKMLLASLAAAPLAAVPATTATAQQVTNPSQDILLSIGRGQLVTVPGAMTDVFVANENVADVQVKSQRQLYVFGRSGGETTIYASNAAGTVIWSANVRVGSNIDSIDQMLNLAMPEAKIGVATMGANTVLLTGTVGAPEDAAEAERLVQAFLGEEANVISRLKTATPLQVNLKVTFAEVSRSLVREINGNLTTFDAATGGFRGGVGTGRLLGQAGEISNPRGPVSVGQGAQNPALIVPLRDANGAIVLDANGVPLTQTIAGTGIDSQGGTTIAGLGRLFGLDLSGALDLSEQLGLITTLSEPNLTALSGETATFLAGGEFPIPISEGLGNVSIEYRNFGVSLAYTPTVLANGRISMRVRPEVSELSSQGAVTLNGFQVPALTIRRTETTVELGSGQSFMIAGLMSNSSQNAVDKAPGLGDVPILGNLFRSRSFRKGETELVIIVTPYLVKPVDAKDIKLPTDGFRSANEFEQLITYQNNAGKSGEQRPGPTAADNEAPDPAVSSADPAAIVPNNAPSERSADKKNRKQDRQAAAPGFSF
- a CDS encoding CpaD family pilus assembly protein; this translates as MPFAKHSKLTGALALSLGLAVAGCAGMPTNTSLYSDKQPVVERTNFTFDVQTNGGGLAISEQQRLNGWFETMDLRYGDRITVEDPSANPAVADAVSELASRYGLIVGETAPTTAGYLNPGQARVVITRTTASVPGCPDWSAKADANYLNGTSPGYGCSVNSNMAAMVADPQDLLEGKKGDGETTIATSNKAISTYRETAPSGAQGLQNASAGNGGGN
- the cpaB gene encoding Flp pilus assembly protein CpaB: MDRKKLVLLIGALIIAVGTAFAARTMFAGSAAPEAEAAPVGPKVLVAQRALPAGTIITADAMGFQQWPEELVQDAYFIDGESDINELIGTVVRHPITAGEPVTQGSLVSPGDRGFLAAALAPGMRAVTVPVSARTGVAGFIFPGDRVDLVLTQTVKGEGRDLKAAETVLRNLRVLATDQSTEQITDEEGKTVVRAFRTVTIEVTPKIAEKVAVAQTVGTLSMVLRSIADNQADLERAIASGEVKIPDNATPEEEERYLRDAVNRPIDKGTTFATGGDVSRFQRKSIPEDPETLRRQARDQARADQLRREAQRFNGGGSSNTSATPVSTGPSVRVTRGKTTTAVPVNSASGAQGLPQGTPTGPLIR